A segment of the Candidatus Pelagisphaera phototrophica genome:
ATTTTGAGGGTGGTAGTGTTTGCCGTGTTGTTAGGATGGATAATCAGGAACACAATACGGTGAAAATTGAAGTGATCCAAGGGGGATTGGCTAGGAAGGAGGAGGCCTTATCGTTTGATTCCATTGTGTTGGAGAGGACAAGTGAGACGGGACTCAAGCATCGTCATGGAACATTGTCTATGGCTCGAAGCGAGCCCGACTCAGGGACTTCGGAATTTTTTATCTGCATCAATGATCAGCCCATTCTCGACTATGGTGGTAAGCACAATCCGGATGGTCAGGATTTTGAACGATTTGGCCCTCATAGACGTGTTCCGTTTGCTTCACGAATTTCGTCTAGGCGCCGTTTCAGGGCTTCGGCGATTTCTGGGTGATCGCGAATGACGTTGTTAGCTTGGCGAAAGTCCTTTCTCAAATTGTAAAGCTGCTCCTTGGGGGCTTCGGGTTTTATATTGCCGTTTTCCATATCGCTATTTTTCTGTCCGGCAAAATCGACAGCCGGAAATCCGCCAAAGCCATGTGTTCTGAGTTCTGGACTGCTGAAGCCCCCTCCCGCTTGGGCGGGGATATACATCCAGTCACCGTCTCTTAGGGAAAGATGCGTTTCCCGAAAAGCGGCCAAAACTAGATGATCACGTATTTGTGTTTTGGGGTCACTGGTCAGTGCGGGTAGAATATTGTAACTATCTGGTCCTTCGTCGTCATTGAGCTCCTGGTCAGTCAGCGCTGCCAGTGTTGCGACAAGGTCAACGTTGGAAACCAACTGATCCGATACGGTTCCAGCGGGGATCTTTCCTGGCCAACGGGCGATGAAGGGAACGCGGTGGCCCCCTTCCCAAGCGTCGAATTTGAACCCAAGCAGATCACCGTTTTGATTATGACCCTGTTTCCAGGCTTCCTGTCCCCCGAGGTTGATCATGCCGCCGTTGTCGCTGGTAAAGACGACCAGCGTGTTTTCGGCCAAACCTTCGTCTTCTAGCGTTCGAGTCACTTCGCCTACGATCCAGTCCAGCTCATGAATGAAGTCGCCATAACGACCCGCCTCGCTGGTGCCTTGGAATCTGGGATGGGGCGTAAAGGGATGGTGGATATTGGTGGTGGCGAAGTAGAGGAAAAACGGGTCGTCTTTGTTTTCCTTGATCCAGGACACCGCTATACCCGCTAGGGTTGTGCCGACGTAGGTGTCATCGTAGATGGCATGGGCGGCCTTTGCCCCGCCGATCTGGTTGATGCCCATCTTTTCCAGATGTATCGGTGTATCCGCTACTTCGTCATAGACGAAAGGATCGCTCGGATCGATTCCCACTACGTGATGATTCTCGACGTAGACGAAGGGAGGATGGCTATTTACCACCGGCATTCCGAAGTAGTAGTCGAATCCTAGCTCGAGCGGCCCGGGCTTGAGCTCCCCATTCCAATCGGGTGTTTCTTCGCCAAAGCCCAGATGCCATTTTCCGATGCAGGCAGTAATGTATCCTGACCGTTTCATCACATCGGCGACGGTCGTTTGATTGGGATCAACGATGAGTCCCACCTTTAAAAAGACAGGAGCCCAATGGTCGTCGCGAAAAGCGTATTCGCCGGTTAGCAAGCAGTAGCGGGAGGGCGTGCAGACAGCAGAGGCTGCGTGAGCATCGGTAAAGCGGCGACCTTCTGAGGCTAGTTGGTCTATGTGGGGGGTCCGAACCTTGGTAGCTCCATAGCAGCTGGTGTCGCCGTAGCCTAGGTCGTCGGCGAAAATGACCACGACGTTAGGGGGGCGCTGAGCGGTGGCTGAAACGAGAATAAAGAAGTAAGATGCAAGAAAAAGGGAGAGGACTTTGGAAAGGTGTTTCATGATAGTGTTGCTTGACGTAGGGACCGACGGCCCGGCGGTCTGCGGCGGTGGGATGATGCTAGGCAATGCGGATCGCCGGGCCGTCGATCCCTACCTTGATTGGGGGAAATTCAGTTTCGTTCGGGGGCGGTTCGGGGGGCTTTCTTGTAGCGTTCGAGGAGTGCTTTCATTTCTCGGGCAATTTCGGGGTGTTGGTGGTAAAGATTTCGAGTTTGGGTTAGGTCGGCTTCCAGATCGTAAAGCTGTGCGGGCGGGGCATTAGACTTTAGTTTTCCATTTCGGATATCGCTGTTGACGTGTTGGGTCAACAACAAGGCGCCTGGGCCTCCTCGCTCGTAATCCGTCTCCAGTCTTCCCCGAAAACCACCACTTCCTTGAGCATCGATATAAACCCACTTGTCCTTTCGGATGGTTAGATTCGTCTTTTTATTGGGGCTCAATATGAGGTGGTTGCGTATTTGCTTTTCTGGGAAATCAGTTAAGGCAGGGAGAATATTGAAACTGTCTGGCCCCTCCTGATTGTTGAGAGGTTGATCGACCAAAGCCGCCATAGTGGCGATTAGGTCCACATTACTGATCAACTGATCGGAAACAGTTCCGGCGGGGATCTTACCTGGCCAGTAGGCGATGAACGGAACGCGATGGCCGCCTTCCCAGGCACCGAACTTGAATCCTAGCAAATCCCCATTCAGGCGATGCCCCGCCTTCCAGGCATCCTGCCCGCCGACGTTGAACATACCACCATTGTCGCTGGTGAATAGAACCAGAGTGTTTTCGTCTAGGCCTTCTTCTTTCAAAGTGTCCATTACCTCGCCGACCATCCAGTCGAGTTCGTGTACGAAGTCACCATAGCGACCCGCCTCGCTGGTCCCTTGAAAGCGGGGAGCAGGAGTGAAGGGATGATGAATGTTGGTGGTAGAAAGAATCAGGAAAAACGGATCCTCTTTGTGTTCGCGTATCCACTTCACCGATTTTTCCGTGAGCTTGGTTCCCACTTCGCGATCTTTGTAAAGGGCGTGAGCCGCATCAGCCCCACCGATATCGTCGAGTTTTCTCTTTTCCGGAAAGACTTCTGTGTTGGCCGTTTGGCCGTAGACGAACGGATCTTCTGGAACCAGTCCGACTACCCGATGATTCTCTACATACACAAAAGGCGGGTGGCTGTTCACAACCGGCACGCCGAAGTAGTAGTCAAATCCGAGTTCCAAGGGACCGGGCTTTAGGTCGCCGTTCCAGTTGGGGGTGTCTTCGCCGAAGCCTAGATGCCACTTGCCTATGATGGACGTCTTGTAGCCGGCGCGTTTCATCACATCGGCGACTGTCGTTTGATTTGGATCGATGATTAACCCGACCTTTAGGAAAACGGGTGTCCAGTGATTCCCCCGAAAGGCGTATTCACCTGTGATCAGATTGTACCGCGAAGGCGTGCAAACCGCTGAGGCAGAATGGGCATCGGTAAAGCGGCGACCTTCTGAGGCGAGTTGGTCGATATGGGGGGTATTGATCTTGGTGGCGCCGTAGCAACTTAGATCGCCGTAGCCAAGGTCGTCGGCGAAGATGACCACCACGTTGGGAGGGGCCGCGGTTGCAGAATTGAGAACGAAGAAGAACGAACCAAGAAGGAGGATGAGGGATTTGGGGGGAATTTTCATTGGGGTGCTGATTTGTGTTTGGGGCCGACGTTTCGTGTCGGTTGGAGTGGCGGATCGCAGGGCCGTCGATCCCTTCCTTTATGGGTTAGTTGATAAGATAACGAAAGCCTAATGGAATGAATTTGTCTTGGGATCGCGGTGTAAAACCGTTCTTACACATCCCGAACGTAGGGCTAGCGCTAGCACTACGTGTGAACTGAGATAGGGACTGGTTATTCGCGTAGTTGGAACGATTTGATGTTTGCGGAGAACGGTAGACCGACGTGCGGGGGTCAGCCGACCCGCCATCCTGCCTTTAAGCCGCCGACGCATTTTTCGGGCGGGAAAGAAGTCTCCAAATGTCGAAGCGGTCAACGAGGACCCCGCCAAGGATGACGAGGGCGGTGATGACTTTGCTGAACGAACTATCATATCCGAGGAGATTGACCATATTCTGGAGAACGAGTAGCACGGTAGTTCCGAGAATAATCCCAATGACGGTCCCTTCGCCACCGCGAAGACTGCAACCTCCGAGCACGGCTCCCGCGATTGCGTAGAGCTCGAAGAAGTTGCCATGAATCGAAGGAACCACATCAGCGGTGTAGAGGGCGAAGAAGAGGGCAGAAACGGCAGCCAGCACGCTGCAAATGATGTAGGCAAAGGCCATGATTAGAATCGTATTGATACCAGAGTAGCGGGCCGCTTGTTCATTGCGTCCCAGTGCGAGTAGG
Coding sequences within it:
- a CDS encoding sulfatase family protein → MKHLSKVLSLFLASYFFILVSATAQRPPNVVVIFADDLGYGDTSCYGATKVRTPHIDQLASEGRRFTDAHAASAVCTPSRYCLLTGEYAFRDDHWAPVFLKVGLIVDPNQTTVADVMKRSGYITACIGKWHLGFGEETPDWNGELKPGPLELGFDYYFGMPVVNSHPPFVYVENHHVVGIDPSDPFVYDEVADTPIHLEKMGINQIGGAKAAHAIYDDTYVGTTLAGIAVSWIKENKDDPFFLYFATTNIHHPFTPHPRFQGTSEAGRYGDFIHELDWIVGEVTRTLEDEGLAENTLVVFTSDNGGMINLGGQEAWKQGHNQNGDLLGFKFDAWEGGHRVPFIARWPGKIPAGTVSDQLVSNVDLVATLAALTDQELNDDEGPDSYNILPALTSDPKTQIRDHLVLAAFRETHLSLRDGDWMYIPAQAGGGFSSPELRTHGFGGFPAVDFAGQKNSDMENGNIKPEAPKEQLYNLRKDFRQANNVIRDHPEIAEALKRRLDEIREANGTRL
- a CDS encoding peptidylprolyl isomerase; its protein translation is MRFELFPDEAPVTVANFLKYVDGGHFEGGSVCRVVRMDNQEHNTVKIEVIQGGLARKEEALSFDSIVLERTSETGLKHRHGTLSMARSEPDSGTSEFFICINDQPILDYGGKHNPDGQDFERFGPHRRVPFASRISSRRRFRASAISG
- a CDS encoding sulfatase family protein translates to MKIPPKSLILLLGSFFFVLNSATAAPPNVVVIFADDLGYGDLSCYGATKINTPHIDQLASEGRRFTDAHSASAVCTPSRYNLITGEYAFRGNHWTPVFLKVGLIIDPNQTTVADVMKRAGYKTSIIGKWHLGFGEDTPNWNGDLKPGPLELGFDYYFGVPVVNSHPPFVYVENHRVVGLVPEDPFVYGQTANTEVFPEKRKLDDIGGADAAHALYKDREVGTKLTEKSVKWIREHKEDPFFLILSTTNIHHPFTPAPRFQGTSEAGRYGDFVHELDWMVGEVMDTLKEEGLDENTLVLFTSDNGGMFNVGGQDAWKAGHRLNGDLLGFKFGAWEGGHRVPFIAYWPGKIPAGTVSDQLISNVDLIATMAALVDQPLNNQEGPDSFNILPALTDFPEKQIRNHLILSPNKKTNLTIRKDKWVYIDAQGSGGFRGRLETDYERGGPGALLLTQHVNSDIRNGKLKSNAPPAQLYDLEADLTQTRNLYHQHPEIAREMKALLERYKKAPRTAPERN